A genomic stretch from Armatimonadota bacterium includes:
- a CDS encoding SGNH/GDSL hydrolase family protein: MHSGARVFAAILVLAIVIAVPASAEQFIKPNDRVVFLGDSITAQRLYTKYVEDYFTTSHPEMNVTFVNAGVGGDRSSAALNRVEKDVIAAKPTVITICFGGNDAAYRPTVDMKGLQTFKDGLSNLISHIRARTDARVVLLTTTCVDETRNSKLKGYNLTLSRFIAETKKVAAKEGVPVIDLFHPLRAALAVGQRTDPSFTLIPDGVHPNEAGHRVMADTILRAWGEAPK; this comes from the coding sequence ATGCATTCAGGAGCAAGGGTATTCGCGGCCATTCTGGTACTAGCCATCGTTATCGCAGTGCCTGCATCCGCAGAGCAGTTCATCAAGCCGAATGATCGAGTGGTGTTCCTCGGCGACAGTATCACGGCTCAGAGGTTGTACACGAAGTACGTCGAGGACTACTTCACCACATCCCATCCCGAGATGAACGTCACGTTTGTGAACGCGGGTGTTGGCGGCGACCGATCCAGTGCCGCTCTGAACCGCGTGGAGAAGGACGTCATCGCAGCGAAGCCGACTGTTATCACGATCTGCTTTGGCGGGAATGATGCCGCCTACAGGCCGACTGTAGACATGAAGGGGCTCCAGACGTTCAAGGATGGACTCAGCAACCTGATCTCCCACATTCGCGCCAGAACGGATGCGCGCGTGGTATTGCTGACTACCACCTGCGTGGATGAGACCCGCAACAGCAAGCTGAAGGGTTACAACCTCACGCTCTCCCGCTTCATCGCGGAGACGAAGAAAGTAGCCGCAAAGGAAGGCGTTCCCGTCATAGATCTCTTCCACCCGCTGCGAGCGGCCCTGGCTGTCGGGCAGCGCACAGATCCCTCGTTCACACTGATTCCGGACGGCGTCCATCCGAACGAAGCCGGACATCGTGTCATGGCCGATACCATCCTGCGGGCGTGGGGCGAAGCCCCCAAGTGA
- a CDS encoding Gfo/Idh/MocA family oxidoreductase encodes MSSYDEGALNRRDFLKGSAAAAMTLGVSARAFSQQSNEQEVRCGFIGVGTEGSMLLGKLLRVPGVTVAAVCDIYPPNLKKGLRIARGARGYEDYRWMLERDDLDAVLIATPLYLHAPMSIAAMQSGRHVFCEKMMAYSIKDAKAMLRTSLDTGKYLQIGHQRRYNALYNHAYKLIQQGVLGKITHVRCMWNRNGSWRRAVPDPQFERLINWRMYSEYSQGLMAELASHQTHVVNWFLGSTPVSVMGMAGIDYWKDGREVYDNVNVLFEYPEGVKLYYQSLTTNQYDSCYEQFMGDKGTLVVTPGKAQLFKEPSAEDVMWAAAAHKETVGGKEAILLDADVTARLKAQAGDGEQIQAGEKKDDYLSELEDFIGCIREGRQPDCDGQEGLESAATCLLANDAMAQGRKLFYKPEMFKA; translated from the coding sequence ATGAGTTCTTACGACGAAGGCGCTCTGAACCGCCGGGACTTCCTGAAAGGTTCAGCCGCCGCAGCTATGACGCTGGGCGTATCCGCCCGAGCGTTCTCACAGCAGTCAAACGAGCAGGAGGTCCGATGCGGATTCATCGGAGTCGGTACGGAAGGCTCGATGCTTCTCGGAAAGTTGCTTCGCGTGCCCGGAGTCACGGTTGCCGCGGTGTGCGATATCTACCCACCGAATCTCAAGAAGGGCCTGCGTATCGCGAGAGGCGCCCGGGGTTACGAGGACTACCGCTGGATGCTCGAGCGGGACGACTTGGATGCCGTACTGATCGCGACTCCTCTGTACCTGCATGCCCCGATGTCCATCGCCGCTATGCAGTCCGGGCGGCATGTCTTCTGCGAGAAGATGATGGCGTATTCGATCAAGGATGCGAAGGCAATGCTCAGGACTTCGCTGGACACCGGCAAGTACCTCCAGATTGGACATCAGCGCAGGTACAATGCGCTCTACAATCATGCCTACAAACTGATTCAGCAGGGAGTCCTCGGCAAGATCACTCACGTCCGTTGTATGTGGAACCGCAACGGAAGCTGGCGCAGGGCAGTACCCGATCCTCAGTTCGAGCGCCTTATCAACTGGCGCATGTACTCCGAGTACTCCCAGGGGTTGATGGCGGAACTCGCCAGCCATCAGACACATGTCGTCAACTGGTTCCTCGGCAGCACGCCCGTGTCGGTCATGGGCATGGCCGGCATTGATTACTGGAAGGACGGCCGCGAGGTCTACGACAATGTGAACGTCCTGTTCGAGTATCCGGAGGGAGTCAAGCTGTATTATCAGTCGCTGACGACCAACCAGTACGACAGCTGCTACGAGCAGTTCATGGGCGACAAGGGCACCCTCGTCGTCACTCCGGGCAAGGCGCAGCTCTTCAAGGAACCGAGCGCGGAGGATGTCATGTGGGCCGCCGCGGCTCACAAGGAGACGGTCGGCGGCAAGGAAGCGATCCTTCTCGATGCCGATGTCACCGCGAGGCTCAAGGCGCAGGCAGGCGATGGGGAGCAGATTCAGGCCGGCGAGAAGAAAGACGACTACCTCTCCGAACTGGAGGACTTCATCGGGTGTATCAGAGAGGGGCGCCAGCCGGACTGCGACGGGCAGGAGGGCCTCGAGTCGGCGGCGACGTGCCTGCTGGCAAACGATGCCATGGCTCAGGGCAGGAAGCTCTTCTACAAGCCCGAGATGTTCAAGGCCTGA
- a CDS encoding PmoA family protein: MPEHSGAAVPISVRTDDDVPDSSRYCLRDSSTGRRVPFQYDRSSRTIEFVVDASETVGPALRTYRLVPGTPVYGDGMRIEDMDGKSLVIREGDKPLLVYNYRSRLPDGVNEKYRRSCYFHPVYGPYGEVLTDDFPADHFHHRGLAVMWTHVTVGEKDYDLWGINGMRARLGKVLGIENGPIYSLLKVRHGWYTVKSERVVDETWTVKAYRESGVGRVVDFDILLEAVGEPVSIRSSDRGYGGLNVRFSPREDTVLYNDKGRLPADCDKEPFLWSDLSATFRGAEAVSGVSIFDNPGNVRHPQTWSNRYYGVLNPAPAVEPLIITKDQPLHLSYRIWIHAGDIESGRVRQAYDAYVNPPLVEIRNR, translated from the coding sequence TTGCCGGAGCACTCGGGGGCCGCCGTGCCGATCTCGGTTCGGACGGACGACGACGTCCCCGACAGCTCGAGGTATTGCCTGCGTGACTCTTCCACAGGACGGCGCGTTCCGTTCCAGTACGACCGCAGTTCTCGGACGATCGAGTTCGTGGTTGACGCCTCGGAGACTGTCGGGCCGGCGCTCAGAACCTACCGCCTGGTCCCGGGAACGCCGGTCTACGGAGACGGCATGCGCATCGAAGACATGGACGGCAAGTCGTTGGTGATCCGAGAGGGCGACAAACCGCTTCTGGTCTACAACTACCGCTCCCGCCTTCCCGATGGAGTCAATGAGAAGTATAGGCGGTCGTGCTACTTTCACCCGGTCTACGGCCCCTATGGCGAGGTGCTGACCGACGATTTTCCCGCGGATCACTTCCACCACCGGGGGCTGGCCGTCATGTGGACGCACGTCACCGTCGGCGAGAAGGACTACGATCTGTGGGGGATCAATGGCATGAGGGCGCGTCTCGGCAAGGTGCTGGGAATCGAGAACGGCCCGATCTACTCGCTGCTGAAAGTTCGCCACGGGTGGTACACAGTCAAGTCGGAGCGTGTGGTGGATGAGACTTGGACGGTCAAGGCCTACCGGGAGTCGGGAGTCGGCCGGGTGGTCGATTTCGACATTCTCCTTGAGGCGGTCGGCGAGCCGGTCAGCATACGGTCCTCAGACCGCGGCTACGGCGGCCTGAACGTCAGGTTCTCGCCGAGGGAAGACACGGTCCTGTACAACGACAAGGGCAGACTTCCGGCCGACTGCGACAAGGAGCCGTTTCTCTGGAGCGATCTCTCCGCGACGTTCAGGGGTGCCGAGGCGGTCTCCGGTGTGTCTATATTCGACAATCCGGGCAACGTTCGTCATCCGCAGACCTGGAGCAACAGATACTACGGCGTCCTGAATCCCGCTCCCGCCGTCGAGCCGCTGATCATCACGAAGGATCAGCCGCTTCATCTCAGTTACCGCATCTGGATTCACGCCGGAGACATCGAATCCGGCAGAGTCCGCCAGGCCTACGATGCCTACGTCAATCCGCCCCTGGTGGAAATCAGGAACAGGTAA
- a CDS encoding Gfo/Idh/MocA family oxidoreductase, with protein sequence MDEKLTRREFLSKAAVGTVGIALAGTGMLASPRAYGANDRLSVGVIGYGQRCQSLLKDFEKAAKFCNAEITAVCDIWTRNLDACANRVKGWGGPEPRTFRYMEQLLALDDLDGVIIATCDFQHATMLAQAVRAGKDVYCEKPFANDLDDARDALKAVEDSERIVQIGTQRRSEGKYQAAAEFIAAGKLGTISKVDVEWNYFGARWRRADVGQVNREDTNWRRFLMGKPYRPWDPHQYMEWRLFRDFSTGIPDQWMSHMMDVVHWVTGEDYPKSAVAMGGTYVWRDGRQNGDTFQALLEYPKGFLCSYSTKFGNSAGDHMVIYGTNGTMNIETSEVTGDGGGDEKIKEKITLEKLPGVNHMQNWLDCVRSRKQPNAHARTGYCHSIATILAVAAMESGRRAVYHPEEMQISLG encoded by the coding sequence GTGGATGAGAAGTTGACGCGACGGGAGTTCCTGTCCAAGGCGGCTGTGGGCACGGTCGGGATCGCGCTGGCAGGGACGGGGATGCTCGCATCGCCGAGGGCCTACGGCGCCAATGACCGGCTCTCAGTCGGCGTGATCGGCTACGGTCAGCGATGCCAGAGCCTGCTCAAAGACTTCGAGAAGGCCGCGAAGTTCTGCAACGCCGAGATCACCGCGGTCTGCGACATCTGGACCAGGAACCTCGATGCCTGTGCCAATCGGGTGAAGGGCTGGGGCGGTCCGGAGCCTCGAACGTTCCGCTATATGGAGCAGTTGCTCGCGCTCGACGACCTCGACGGTGTGATCATCGCCACCTGCGACTTCCAGCACGCCACAATGTTGGCGCAGGCCGTTCGCGCGGGGAAGGACGTCTACTGCGAGAAACCGTTTGCCAACGACCTAGACGATGCGAGGGATGCGCTGAAGGCTGTTGAAGATTCCGAGCGCATCGTCCAGATCGGTACTCAGCGCCGCAGTGAGGGCAAATATCAGGCGGCCGCCGAGTTCATAGCTGCGGGAAAGCTCGGCACGATCAGCAAGGTTGACGTCGAGTGGAACTACTTCGGAGCGCGGTGGCGCAGGGCCGATGTCGGCCAGGTCAACCGCGAGGACACCAACTGGCGGCGCTTCCTGATGGGGAAGCCCTACCGCCCGTGGGACCCGCATCAATACATGGAGTGGCGGCTCTTCCGCGACTTTTCGACGGGCATCCCCGATCAATGGATGAGCCACATGATGGATGTCGTCCACTGGGTCACCGGCGAGGACTATCCGAAGTCCGCAGTGGCGATGGGTGGTACATATGTTTGGAGGGACGGCCGGCAGAACGGCGACACGTTCCAGGCCCTCCTGGAGTACCCGAAGGGCTTCCTCTGCAGCTACTCGACGAAGTTCGGTAACTCGGCGGGGGACCACATGGTCATCTATGGCACCAACGGGACGATGAACATCGAAACATCGGAAGTGACCGGCGATGGCGGCGGCGACGAGAAGATCAAAGAAAAGATCACGCTGGAGAAGTTGCCCGGCGTCAACCACATGCAGAACTGGCTCGACTGCGTTCGCAGCCGCAAGCAGCCGAACGCTCATGCCCGCACGGGGTACTGTCATTCGATTGCCACGATACTGGCCGTCGCCGCAATGGAGTCAGGTCGGCGCGCCGTCTATCACCCTGAGGAGATGCAGATCTCGCTCGGCTGA